In Dreissena polymorpha isolate Duluth1 chromosome 11, UMN_Dpol_1.0, whole genome shotgun sequence, the genomic window aactaattaaacccgttaacacacgctagaaacgatatattgcatatgtagagagagaaattgagtgcctttcggtgcttttcggtgattgtatggaccgacttaaataccaatagagcgtgacacaaacacagcacaattgtttatttcggcaacattttgatattatttgcttttaaacatagcttttaatgactattgatagatgaataatgttatactattatttgtaatttcaaaacatgttacttggtgattttattcacgttctataaatacatcagttattcttattaacctgatgcctgttgtctgctactgttacaatacgacgcttaaaaatgtggattgcataaagttaaaggtcacattccgtgtgcactatattacttgtaataatgcattataaatatgtcaagcatgttcactttaacaaatacgatacttctttatgtaatgtagaattttgcaaaggtaaagcgctatatatatgacaatgttttattttttcttgttgattaaaaacaaaaacaaaatataacaatacatatcatatgtgtacatacttttttaaaccaatataatgaatcacgtgatgtttttataattttgttaagcgtgcgtgatattgaacgttgatttaagcgagttatgcgatttaaaaactgataccactcagcttgatttacaattcatgttccaacgcgccaatgtatttaattaaatggtttcatgaaattgtgtttaaaagcataacgattgaaagtcagtaagaaacacagttttgcacataaaatgatcgccaacagacccgaattaatacacttcataaatgccaatcagataaaaaacaattccaataatacaacaggggaagtctacactgtgtattagccacctgctgtggttatccctatttatcagctctatctcaggcacctggctactgttatgaacaaattggatttactgaaaataactgatgtcatttattgccaaattgttatgtacatataaaataaacaacgagagtggacccacatcattgttgcacattagtataaacttcactgtaatctaggcgccccgtaatctgttcttaaaatagacatagccttaataaagacggcgctaattaagttggatattaaagaagctacattaagcgcactgaaaaagatgaattggacacatttgcatctttcatttattacaaagcatgtgaatatgtacaatacttttattactgacacattattcttaaagtcgacggacaacataagagggaaccacaattaaataagatccattttcgcaggatagtggtttttttagaaaatattcacatattatttttagcttgcattagttacaataataagttcgcgtgccattgaacgttgagttaagcgaacggtgcgaattaaaatctgaaactattatgtcatctgtactaacagcattaactcaatggtgtcaaatcctctatagtcaattaaaggggcattttcattttttgaagtagttaaaaaccaacttgtagtgagtgatattttgatgcaaccaattgaaacttttgactttaaatgacgaaaaatcggatatgggtgcattgtgtgtgctatgtataaaacatgacagtcactacaaaatcgtatatataatatactctgtaagagacgttacatattatgacatttcaaatttaaaccacaaaattgacaattatccaaagatatatcattcattttagtgaaggaatgatatattataataaccatgaaaagttttttccgtttgactatgcctttaacgaaagaatttttcataataatatatataaaataaacgagagtaatgataccttcctttcatgtatagtgtacatgtaagacaaacagattctttaaattcatcgctgtcattacatcagtctattagcatctcattcgcaatgaaataatttgcatttcacgtgtgcagaaaatgattcatattttggtaaaaggaattgtacttctctttagcgtatcttacaaaagtataagcacgcattgcagaaagcacttttagaacaaaaaaatcaacgaaagactgacttgcctttcgctagtagtaaaatcgttttaaacgtcttatgtaaacaagaccacaagctgaaataactgcacaaaaatatgagattgtaaacgtatattgcatttaacaccagagagagagagagagagagacttgaacgctccaaggctgcgggtaaaaacttgtacgaattggtccaaaatcaacgaattagtatgcattcatagtgcaatgttctcgtttaaagtaaaattcactaacaaactcaaattcgtatattcgagctctcatcatgattttgatttcagtcttcatgaaacgagtcttaatttatacagattttttgttattgtacgaatgagtaagtgctaattattagatctagttgattaagtgcacactgattttgaaacatgaaataataatgtaaatagcattcatttctgtgaactcaggtttattcgcgaatattagtatgttcagtagtcaggctagagaccgaccggaatgaaaataatgagctatgtaacagaacttgttttcattgtacagataagatcgaggatgaaatacatgtactcgttcactgtccgttgtatgttgatgttcaggagggttgacataatttataactgatatagtctttaattgtaagctatgtaaatattgtcgttgtttttagggtctgttagttataaatcaagcgtgggtaaccattgctaatgagttaatttccgacctggtcataatatacttgatttcttaaaccatttatattatgcgcgttagtgcatcttatcgcagtgtcattgttttacgtaaatatatttatatatctataaacggttactagatttaccgcaAGCGCGGGTACAAATTAATGCTCGTGTAAACACGTTCATAAAACATAAATTGCATCAAGATTAtgactttgttgaaattatgatctgtttacgtcgtatttgctcaatcagcatttagtagtataagtcttataatctaagtaatttacgtcatcaacAATGCCACCAAAACCGTTTATGCGATTCTAATTAAGAGCGCAGTATTTAGCAGATTTGAATAGAAAACCAACACTCGTTAAGTCATGTAACGCGCTAAAGAAAGTATATAATGGCCATTGAAGAAACAtgcctaatttgtgaaatttctgaagtcgcgaattcttcagaattgtgaaaatgagtcgcgaacttgcaaTATTTCCGAAAACACGTGAGTTttccaaattgtgattttttaaagattaaatgtagtaaatagttagtattcaataatttcattttttttacacttcatttattctgAAATTTAAACATCGCATGCCATCGCTACACCAAGCGCGACTATCCTTATATCCGAACTACTCCCAAGGGCACGGAACCGCTTCAATGGCAACGGTTATCGACAAGACTTCCTAGAACACTGGAACTACGATGCTGGCGTTGTCAACAAGCTGCTACGCGAGTTTGCCAGCAAGGTGCCGTGGGTTCGTGTCATTGAACATCCGGAATTCCACACCATGTTCGGTAAACAAACTTACGTTTTACTGTATCTTCTTATACTATGTGAACCCGTAATATCGATCCACACGTTTAACTATCGATAATGCTTTTGGATATTTGAGTTTGATAGTACTATTCTTTCGCCCGCAAGTAACTTCAATTTTCCCTGAATATGTAATATGAAAAGACGCAACAATTGGCTAATGTTTTACGCTCTCTTAAAGTTTGTTAACTATTGGCCTACTTACATCAAGCTTCCGTGCGGCAGAGTTTGAGAGGTCGCATATAGAACGGGAGGTTATGGGTTCGAAGACCGCCAATATCAGGATGTTTTGACATTCAAAAACTATTTGCTAacacacattggaaaaatatagATGTTGACATTGGTGATCAATCTTGTGGcactgttattatatattatgtattcaaCATAACTATGGTGGTATCATGGAATATCGACCTCGACTTAAATGTCCATCATCTTTAATTATGGCGAACAACGCAAATTCGTAACACATGGATGTTTCGTAAACAATgcgaaattttaaattttgaagaaaaaacttAACTGCTaatcttattattgtttatctATACATTTCTCTAAAAACAAtagttgttcatttttttaacaatcttaGCTTGGTCTCATTGCAGGAGCCAATGTCTATCTCCTCAGCAGAGATGGTCTGCATCTGACCATAGATGGTACGAACACGGTTGCAAGCAACATAGAAACAGCCGTCACGTCTCTAACGAAACCAACTAGACCGACTTACCCAGGGCCTGATACTCAGTCCAGCCGTCCCGCACCTACACATACAACACCGACATACGAATATGGACCCCGGCGTTACAGTGATGTTCTATCAGGTCAGGGCGTAACGTCAcatggtggtggtgggggtggtagtaggggtggtggtggtagtgggtGGTGGTTGTTGTGGTGTTGGCGGTGGTGGTAGtgggtagtggtggtggtggcggtggtggtggtaggggtggtggtggtggtggtggcgtttggtggtggtggtggtggtgtttgtAGGTAGGGATGGTGGTAGTAgggggtgggtggtggtggtggtggtagtaggggtggtggtgTGGTAGTAGGGTGGTGGTAGTAGGGTggaattggtggtggtggtggtggtggtggtggtgggtggttggtagtagggatggtggtggtaggggtggtgggtggtggtagAATGGGTtggtgtagtggtggtggtggcggtggggtggtggtggtagtaggggtggtggtggtggtagtgtgtggttggtagtggtggtggtggttcgGTGGTGGTGGTAGAGGTGGCGGTggtgtgatggtggtggtgttggtaataggggtggtggtagtaggggtggtattggtggtggtggtggtggtagtagggaTGGTGGTGGGTTACGGTTGGTGGTAGgttggtggtagtggtagtggcgGTGGTTTGGTGGTAGGGGTGGTGTGTTTGGTAGTAGGGATGGTGGTAGTAGGGTTGGTATTGATGGTGGTGGTGTGTTGTGGTGTGTTGGTAGTAGTGATGGTTGGTGGTAGCctgggtggtggtagtggtggtggttgttgatggtggtggtggtggtagtacgggtGGTAGTAGATTgggtggtggtagaaggggtggtggtggtggtggtggtgatggtgttggtgaGACGCGACACGAGCAGCACGCTTCTCCATATCTCATCTCGAACTTGATGAGATAGTCCGATGGATTGAAGATGCTACAAAAGTTTCCGCACGGTAGAAAAAGACAGTCCGGTGGGGGCGGTACTGCAGTAGTACATTCAAACCAGAAGGAACCATTGTCTGCACAGATTGTTGACCGACATAATGGGTGCTTGTGAGGCTGGGCAAGGTAAGGTATCAACTGACATGCCTTTCAACATAAGTGGTGGGGATATATATGTGGTAGCTTTAG contains:
- the LOC127849683 gene encoding uncharacterized protein LOC127849683 yields the protein MPPKPARNRFNGNGYRQDFLEHWNYDAGVVNKLLREFASKVPWVRVIEHPEFHTMFGANVYLLSRDGLHLTIDGTNTVASNIETAVTSLTKPTRPTYPGPDTQSSRPAPTHTTPTYEYGPRRYSDVLSGQGVTSHGGGGGGSRGGGGSGWWLLWCWRWW